A genomic segment from Aegilops tauschii subsp. strangulata cultivar AL8/78 chromosome 1, Aet v6.0, whole genome shotgun sequence encodes:
- the LOC120966985 gene encoding calcineurin B-like protein 8 — protein MPRSTVGDWDNFNVLLVVAFRLLDLRGISNSVEYEEAYIFLMMMSNRLWTSREAHLNENGRIDPDEWKVFRSKKNLAEAPALGHNYVIHSQPALQNYWYMRFTIWSEPICCKCRMIFC, from the exons ATGCCGAGGAGCACCGTTGGAGATTGGGACAACTTCA ATGTCCTTCTCGTAGTTGCATTCAGACTATTGGATCTGCGAGGCATCAGCAACAGCGTTGAATATGAAGAG GCCTACATCTTTTTGATGATGATGTCGAACAGATTGTGGACAAGCAG GGAGGCACACTTGAACGAAAATGGGAGGATAGATCCTGATGAATGGAAAGTGTTCAGAAGTAAAAAAAATCTCGCTGAAGCACCTGCGCTA GGTCATAACTATGTCATTCACTCTCAACCTGCGCTACAAAATTATTGGTATATGCGATTTACG ATTTGGTCAGAGCCCATCTGTTGCAAGTGTCGGATGATTTTCTGCTGA